ATCCCAGTATTTGTCCACGGATTTCTGGATATTGCCGTGGACGCTGACGGAATAGACTTTATACGCCGGGACATCCGGTCCCTTGTGACATTCGGCACAAGTGTAGGGCTTTCGTGCTACTTCAATGGAGAACTGGTGGCGCATATGGCAGGACGCACAAGCCCCCTTACTGCCGTCAGGATTGATGCGGCCAACCCCGGCATTGGGCCAGTTGCTTAACGTCGGAAAGTTCATCTCCCCCATATCTGTTTCGCGGGTTTCGCTGCCGGTTACTTGAACAATGGTGCCGTGACACGCCAGGCAGGAGTCGGCGTTGCTCATGTCGTCAGCGCCTTCATGGTGAAAGCTGGCCCCGTTGAAGGTAGCCAGTCCATTGGTGTTGTCGACCATGACCTTATAGACGGGATTGTCCATCAGGTTGGCATACGCCTGAGACATGAGGTTGTGGGAAAAATCTTCCACTTCCACCGGGTGACAAGTGGCACAGTCACTGGGGGAAACCACAGTGTGGATGGCGAAACCGTTGTGCTCAAAACGATCATTTTCGTGCTGATCGGCATTCATGGTATGACATTCGGCGCAACCGATCACCACGGCGTTGAGTGTTTCGTCAACCTGGGCTGTTGACATGCGCCGTTCGATCTCCGGCAGGGCCAGAGCGTCTTGTGGGGTGGTGTGAGAGTGACGGCTTTTTTGCCAATCGGCAACGATCCCCGGTGTGACCGTCGTGTGGCAGTCGAGACATTCCTGGGTGTCGTCACTGATAACCTTTTGTTGAGCGAATGTGGCTGTTGCGGTTGCCACAACCAGCAGTACTGCCAGAATAATTGTGTGACGCGAGCCTAGCAGATGATTCATGTTCCCCTCCTGATACAGGTTGTCAAATTAATACAAACACACAACACGGTTGTAGT
The window above is part of the Desulfuromonas acetoxidans DSM 684 genome. Proteins encoded here:
- a CDS encoding multiheme c-type cytochrome, producing MNHLLGSRHTIILAVLLVVATATATFAQQKVISDDTQECLDCHTTVTPGIVADWQKSRHSHTTPQDALALPEIERRMSTAQVDETLNAVVIGCAECHTMNADQHENDRFEHNGFAIHTVVSPSDCATCHPVEVEDFSHNLMSQAYANLMDNPVYKVMVDNTNGLATFNGASFHHEGADDMSNADSCLACHGTIVQVTGSETRETDMGEMNFPTLSNWPNAGVGRINPDGSKGACASCHMRHQFSIEVARKPYTCAECHKGPDVPAYKVYSVSVHGNIQKSVDKYWDYKAVPWTVGKDFTAPTCAACHVSELVNSDGEILAKRSHRMTDRLPWRIFGLPYAHPHPINADTTTIVNQGGLTLPTELTGEPVTSALISADEMAVRTTNMKNVCSGCHAQQWVDGHFARLDRSIETSNYMTLQATKVLSTAWEEGLAQGLPQGANPFDEAIEMKWIEQWLFYGNSVRFATAMGGVDYGVFADGRWTQAKNLQEMADYLKFLRAGQEKK